Part of the Vulgatibacter sp. genome is shown below.
CGCCGAGGACGAGCGGCCCCCGCTCTCCCGCGAGATCTTCGCGCCCCTCGGGCAGCCCTATCCCTTTGCCACCGAGGCGCAGCGCGACGACTTCGCCAGGGGGCTCGAGGTGGTGGAGCGGGTCTGGACGGAAGCGGACGGCCTCGGCCCCCGCTTCAACGTCGTCTCCTGCGGCAGCTGCCACCTCAAGCCGGTCTTCGGCGGCACCTCCGGGCGCTACCGGAACTTCTACCTGATCGGCCGCACCGGCGAATTCGGCTTCGAGCCCGGCCCCTACGGCGGCATCGCCCACGGCTACGGCCTCGGCGAGGAGCGGGTCCGCCCGCCCATCGGCAGCGACATCACCATCGCCGCCCAGCGCAACGCCTTGCCCTTCTTCGGCACCGGCCTCATCGCCGAGCTCCCCGAGCGCGTGATCCTCGCAGGCGCCGATCCGGAGGACCGCGACGGCGACGGGATCAGCGGCAGGCCCAACTACGAGGACGGCTTCGTGGGCCGCTTCGGCCGCAAGGCCCAGACGGTGAGCATCGAGGGCTTCATCCGCGGCCCGATGAACAACCACCTCGGCGTCACCTCCGCCCCCTTGAGCGACTACGACAAGGCGCGCCTGCCGGTCCCCTCCGCGGTGGGCGCGAGCAGGGCCGGCCTCGGCAGCGTGCGCCAGGGCCAGGTGGCGCCGCCGGGACGGCCCCTCGTCGACGAGGATCTCGTCCCCGATCCCGAGCTTTCGCCACCCGATCTCTTCGCGGTGGTCAGCTTCGCCATGCTCCTCGCGCCGCCGCCGCCCGACGCGCCGACGCCTGCCAGCGAGCGGGGCAGGGCGCTCTTCGGGCAGCTCGGCTGCGACGCCTGCCACACCCCGGCCCTCGAGGGGCCGCGGGGCCCGATCCCGCTCTACTCGGACCTGCTCCTCCACGATCTCGGCCCGGAGATGGCCGACGGCATCGAGATGGGCGAAGCCACCGGCGCCGAGTTCCGGACCCAGCCGCTCTGGGGCATCGCCGCGTCGGCGCCCTACCTCCACGACGGCAGGGCCGACACCCTCGAGGAGGCGATCCGCTGGCACGGCGGGGAAGGGGAGAAGTCCCGCGAGCGCTTCGAGGCCAGCACGCCGGAAGAGCAGGCGGATCTCGTCGCCTTCCTCGTCTCGCTGGGCGGCGCCGCCGAGCGCACCGACGGCCTCCTCCCGCAGGAGGCGCCCATCCCCGCACCGGGAGAGCCCGGCGGACCGCTGCGTGCCCTCGACGCCGCCGAGGAAGCCCGCTGGCTGGAGGGCCGGCGCCTCTTCGACCGGGACACACACCTGGCCGAGGGGCTGGGCTCGCCGCTCTTCAACGCCGACAGCTGCCGCTCCTGCCACGGCCACCCGGTGATCGGCGGCGCCGGCCAGCTCGACGTGACGGTGATCCGCGCGGGCAAATGGGTGCTCGACACCTTCTTCCCGCCGCAGCCCGACGGCACCATCCTGCCCCGCCTCTCGGCGCCGTGGGTGCCGCGGCTGGAGGCGACCTACGACGTGATCGAGCGCCGCAAATCCCCTTCGGCGCTGGGCCTCGGCCTCGTCGAGGGGATCGCCGAGGCGGCGATCCTCGCCAACGCCGACCCGGACGACGCGGATGGCGACGGGATCCGCGGCAGGGTCTCGCGCCTCGCGGACGGCAGGCTCGGCCGCTTCGGCTGGAAGGCCGACGTGCCCTCGCTCGCCGAGTTCGTCCGCGACGCCCACTCGAATGAGCTGGGCTTCACCGTCGCTGACGCCGAGGGACTCTCCTTCGGCGCAGCGCGCGACGAGGACGGCATCGCCGATCCCGAGCTGGCGCTGGCGCCGCTGGAGGCGATGACCTTCTTCCTCCAGCAGCTCGCGCCCCTCGCCCCCACCGCCGACGAGCCGGAGGGCGCAGCGCTCTTCGCGCGGATCGGCTGCGACGCCTGCCACGTGCCGGCGCTCGACGGCGTGCCGCTCTACAGCGACCTCCTCCTCCACGACGTGGCGCCTGCAGGGTACAAGGGCATCCCCACCGAAACCACCGGCGGCAGGGAGTTTCGGACCCCGCCGCTCTGGGGCCTCTCGCGCACCGGCCCGTGGATGCACGACGCCGGCGCGCCCACGATCGAGGACGCGATCTACCAGCACAGCGGCACGGCCCTCGCTTCGCGCAGGGCCTACGACGATCTCGCACCAGGGGAACGCGCCGCCCTGCTGCGCTTCCTGGGTTCGCTGTGATCCGCCCCTTCGCTCTCGCGGCGATGCTCTTCGCCAGCTGCGCCGTTCCGGATACGCGGGACGGCGGCTGCGAGGAGAGCCCGGAGGCGCTGGTGCAGGCGCCCGCGGCCACCGTGCGCAGCGGCGACGCGTCGCTGCCGGTGGAGATCGCCGATTCGGACGAGAAGCGCATGCGCGGGCTGCAGCACAGGCGCTGTGACGTCACCGGCCTGCTGCTGGTCAACGAGGCGCCCGGCACGCCGCTGCCGATCTGGATGTGCGAGGTCTTCTTCGACCTCGACCTCGCCTTCGTCCGCGATGGGATCGTGGTGGCGGTCGCCGAGGCGCCGCCCTGCGACGCGCCCTGCGAGAACTGCCCGATCTATGGAGAGGGCGTCGCCGTCGATGTGGTCCTCGAGACGCCGGCAGGCACCTTTCCGCTGCAGGTCGGCGATGCGGTCGAGGTGCGCTGAAACGACGAACCCCCGCGCCTCGGGAGGAGGGCGGGGGGCCGCTTCGTCACCGGGGAGAAGCGCTTACGGCTGCTCGGAAGCGAGGGCGCGCATCGCGGTGACGATGTCGTCGCTCTGCGGCACGGAGGCGCGCTCGAGCGGATCGGAGAGGCCGATGCCCGGCACGTGCTTGCCGGCCACGAGCTTCGGCGCCGCCATCAGCTTGAAGAAGAGCTCGTCCACCGTGCGGCGGATGAGGTGCTCGCCGAAGTTGGTGATCTCGGTGTCCTCGTTCACGTAGAGGACCTTGCCGGTCTTCTCGATCGAGGCCTTCACCATCTCCCAGTCGTAGGGCCAGATGGTCCGCAGATCGATGAGCTCCACCGAGATCCCCTCGGCCTCGAGCTGCTTCGCCGCCTCGGCGCACATCGGCACGGTGCGGCCCCAGCTCACCACCGTCATCGAGGTGCCTTCGCGGACGATCTTCCCCTTGCCGATCGGCACCGCGTAGTACTCGAGGTTGGGCCACTGGGCCTTCCACTGCGAGCGGTCGCCGAGCGGCGCGTCGATGAGCTTCGAGAGCTCGCGGGCCTCGGTGGGCTCGCCGGGGATCAGCTCCTCGCCGCGGACGCGCATCAGCGCCTTGGGCGGCAGGTACATCACCGGGTTCTCCTCCTGCACGGCGGAGAGCAGCAGACCGTAGGCGTCGAGGGGATTCGACGGCATCACGATCTTCCAGCCCGGGATGTGGCTCATCATCGCGTCGAAGGAGTGCGAGTGGTAGATGGAGCCGCGAATGCCGGCGCCCACCGGCGTCATCACCACCATCGGCAGATGCCAGTCGCCGTTCGTCGCCCAGCAGGTGTTGCCCGCGAGCTTGAGCAGGTCGATGGTGTTGAAGACGTAGTCGGCGAACTGGATCTCGGCGACGGGGCGCTGCCCCGCCATCGCGAGGCCCATCGCGGCGCCGATGATGCCGCGCTCGTCGAGCGGCGTGTTCCAGGTGGTCTTCAGGCCCTGCGTGCAGGTGAAGACGCCGCCGAGGGGAGCACCGACGTCCTCGCCGAAGATGTCGGTGACGCCGAGGTTCTCCTCGCCGTAATGGAGGGCCATGCGGATGGCCTGTGCCATGTTCGCCATGACTACTTCTTCTCCCAGTAGATGTTGTTCCAGATGCTCTCGGGGGCGGGCAGCGGCTCCTCGCGGGCCTGCTTGGCCATCGCCGAGATCTCCGCGGTCCAGCGCTCGCGGACCTCGTCCATCGCCTGCCGGGTCATCACGCCGCCTTCCTCGAGCTTCTGCTCGAACTGCGCGATGCAATCGACCTCGCCGGTGACGAAGTTCGCACCCGACGCGGAGGAGTGGCCGTAGAGGCGGGAGACGGTGGCCTCGAGGAGGAAGGGCTTGCGCTCCTTGCGCACGTACTCCATCGCCTCCTGGAGCTCCCGGTAGGCGTTCACCGGGTCGTTGCCGTCGATCACCTTGTTCTTGATCCCGAAGGCGCTGCCGCGATCGGCGATCGAGCGGGCGCCCTGCTGGGTCGAAGAGGCGGTGGAGATGCCCCACTTGTTGTGGGTGACGATCATCAGGATCGGCAGCTCCTTGCCCGGGCGCGACGACCAGACCAGGCAGGAGGCGAAATCGCCTTCGGCGGTCCCGGCGTCGCCACCGGTGACGATGGTGATCGAGTCGCCGCCGTGGCGCTTCTGGGCGAGGCCCGTGCCGATGGCGGTCTGGTACTGCACCTCGATCGGCGAGGTCACCGGGGTGAGGTTCCACTCCGCCTTGGAGAAATGCCCCGCGAAGTTGCGGCCGCCCGAGTAGGGATCGGTCGCGGTGTTCTTCATCTGCCGCAGCGCGCCGATCGGCTCCTCGCCCATGGCGAGAAGGGTGGCGGACTGGCGGTAGTGGAAGTGCAGGTAATCGTGGTCGATGCCCTTGCCCTTCTTGATCAGCAGGCCGAGGGGCACGTTGAAGGCCTCTTCGCCGGGGCCGCCGATCCAGAAGTAGCCGTCGCCCTGCTTGTACATCTGGATCAGGCGCTCCTCGAGGACGCGGGCCTTCACCATCAGGTCATGCATCCGGACGAGCTGCTCGGGGGCGAGCGAGGGCCCTGATTTGGCAGAGTCGACCAAACGAGGACGGGACATGTGGAGTCTCCTGGCCTAAAGGGGCGCGACCCCTATAACCGAAAAGGCTTCCGGGTTCACCCCCAACTCGCTGGTGCATCGCGTCAGCCGCGCCAGAGGCGGGCTGACGGCGCCGGGGCTCTTCGCTAAGGTGCCTGCATGTCGCACGCCGCCTTCGACCCGCGCTCCCTGCGCCCCGCCTACTCCGCCTTCCTCCGGGAGGGCCGCATCCTCCTCACCGGCCACTCGCACCAGGCCTGGCCGGACGTGGCCCGGGCGGCGCAGGCGCGCGTCTTCGACGACGCCGCCGCCTTCGTCGACGACAAATGGGGCGCGGCGATCGACCCCATCGTGCAGCGGGTCGCCAGGGGGGTCGCCGAGCGCCTCGGTTACGGGCAGGGCGAGGGGATCGCCTTCGGCCGCTCCACCCACGAGCTGGTCTTCCGCCTCCTCACCTGCTGGCCCTTCGGCCCCGAGACCCGGGTGGTCACCACCACCTCCGAGTTCCACTCCCTCGACCGGCAGCTGCGCCGGGTGGAGGAGGCGGGGGTCCAGGTGCGTTGGGTCGACGGCTGGGAGCGCGCCACCCTGGCCGAGCGCCTGGTCGAGGCGATCGTCCCCGGCACCTCCCTGGTGGCGGTGAGCGCGGTGCTCTTCGAGGATTCGTTCGTGCTGCCCCACCTCGAGGCCATCGCCAGCAAGGCGCAGGCGGTCGGCGCGGCGCTCCTCGTCGACGCCTATCACGGCTTCAACGTGGTGCCGCTGCCGCTCGCCGATCTGCCGGGCGAGGTCTACGTCACCGCCGGCGGCTACAAATACGCGCAATTCGGCGACGGCGTCTGTTTCCTCCGGGTGCCGCCCGGCAGTGAGCGCCGGCCGATCTACACCGGCTGGTTCGCCGACTTCGGCGATCTGGCCCAGCCCCGGGGCGAGGGCAGGCGCCCGGTGGGCTTCGCCGGTGGCGCCGCCAATTTCGCCGGCGCCACCTACGACGCCTCGGCCTTCTACCGGGCGGCGGCGGTGCTCGATCATTTCGAGGCCCATGGCCTCTCCGTCGAGGCGCTGCGGGGGATCTCCGTGCGGCAGACCACCCGGATCCTCGAGCGCCTCGACGCCCTGGACTCGACCGCGGTGGGCCTCGAGCCGATCGCAGCCCGGGATCCCGTCCGGCGGGGCGGCTTCGTGGCGATCCGCACACCCTTCGCGGGAAAGCTGGTCGAGGCGCTCCGGGCCCGGGGGGTCTTCACCGACGCCCGCGGCGACGTGCTCCGCCTCGGGCCCGCGCCCTACCTCGTCGACGAGGAGATCGACGCAGGCGTCGCCCACGTGGTCGAGGCAGCCGGCGCGCTCGCGCGGCGCTGAGGTTGAGAGAACTTGTACCTACAACGCGGCGGCCGGTAGCGTAGCGACCCATGTTGCACCTCGCCTGGATCGCCGCCCTCTTCCTCCTCTCCTGTGGCTCGGTCACCGAGCCGTCCGAACCAGCCGCCGTCTGCACGCCCGCCTGCGGCGGCAGCGTCTGCGGCGACGACGGCTGCGGCGGAAGCTGCGGCACGTGCGACGAGGGGCTGCGCTGCGAAGCCGGCGCCTGCGTGCCCGACGGCTGCACCCCCGCCTGCAGCGGCAGGGCCTGCGGCGACGACGGCTGCGGCGGGAGCTGTGGCACCTGCGACGAGGGGCTGCGCTGCGACGCAGCAGGTGCCTGCGTTCCAGGCGCCTGCGTGCCGGACTGCGGGAGCCGGGTCTGCGGCGACGACGGGTGCGGGGGCAGTTGCGGGAGCTGCTCCGGCGAGGACACCTGCGAGGACGGCGCCTGCGTCTGCGCGCCCGACTGCACCGGCCGCGTCTGCGGCGACGACGGCTGCGGCGGCAGCTGCGGCACCTGCGAGGGCGGGCTCGTCTGCAACACCCGCGAGGGCGCATGCTCCGACACCTGCTCCGCCGATTGCGCGGGGCGCGTCTGCGGCGACGACGGCTGCGGCGGATCCTGCGGGAGCTGCGCGGGCGGCGATTCCTGCGACGGGGCAGGGCAGTGCGTCTGCACGCCGAGCTGCGAGGGGCGCACCTGTGGCGACGACGGCTGCGGCGGCAGCTGCGGCAGCTGCGATGCGGGGCAGGCCTGCGGCGACGCCGGCCGCTGCGCCTGGCCGGAGCGGACCCTCTCCGGCCACGTGATGCCGATCTTCGAGGCCAAGTGCACCTCGTGCCACGCGGGAAACCGCGCGTCCGCGGACCTCGATCTCTCCTCGGCGAGCCTCGCCTGGGCCGGTCTGGTGAATACACCTGCGAGCTGCGGCAGCCGGATGCTCGTCGAGCCGGGGCTGCCGGAGGAGAGCTATCTGGTGGCCAAGGTGACCGGCGTCGGGATGTGCAGCGGCGCGAAAATGCCTGGGGGCAGCGTGCCCGACCTCACCAGCGGGGAGATCGCGACCCTCCGCGCCTGGATCGGCCGCGGCGCTCTGGCCGACTGATACCGGCGGTGCGTGTCGCAGCGCGGCGCTGCAAAAGCGTATACAGGCCCTTGCCGATCGACTCCCCTTCTGGCGTACGCTGGTGGCCGGGAAATCGGCGGTCGTCGCACGGAACCGCCGGGGGAGAACCGACATGACCTCGAAGCACGAAGGGCGCTGCGCCACGCTGGCGCGCGCGGCAGGGCTGTTGTGCGTGTTGTTCTTCGTCGCCTGTGGCGGCACCACGGATTCGCCTGGCGGTGAGGCCGGCAGCGGCGGCAGCGGCGCGACCGGCGGCACCGGCGGCGCCGGTGGCACTGGCGGAACCGGCGGAACCGGTGGCACGGGGGGCACCGGCGGTACCGGCGGCTCGGTCCACCCGCTCTGCGACGCGCCCCGGACCTACGAGGACTTCGTCGCGCCGATGATGGAGGCGAGCTGTCTCGGCTGCCACTCGGCGACGCGCACCGGCTCGGCGCGGGGCAACGCGCCCGTCGGCGTCGACTTCGACACCGAGTCCGACGTGATCCGCCACGCCGAGGGGATCCTCACCAAGCTCAAGACCGGCACCATGCCGCCGAGCTCGCCGCTGGAGACGTGCCTCATCGACGGCCTCGAGAGCTGGTACGACGGCCTCGCCTGCATCCCCGACTGCACCGGCAAGAGCTGCGGTGAAGACGGCTGCGGCGGCTCCTGCGGCACCTGCGACGACACCGAGGCCTGCGACGCGAGCGGCCAGTGCGTCTGCGCGCCGGATTGCACCGGCCGCACCTGCGGCGACGACGGCTGCGGCGGCTCCTGCGGCAGCTGCGACGAGACCGAGACCTGCGACGAGAGCGGGAGCTGCGTCTGCGTTCCGCAGTGCGACGGCAGGACCTGCGGGGACGACGGCTGCGGCGGGAGCTGTGGCGACTGCACCGGCACCCAGGTGTGCGACACGCTGCAGGGCACCTGCGTCGATACCTGCACGCCCGATTGCGACGGCCGCGCCTGCGGCGACGACGGCTGCGGCGGCACCTGCGGCAGCTGCACCGCACCCGAGACCTGCAGCGAGGTGGGGGAATGCGCGTGCATCCCCGACTGCACCGGGCGCGAATGCGGAGCCGACGGCTGCGGCGGCTTCTGCGGCGACGCCGGCGACGGCACCTGCCCCGTCGGCGAGCGCTGCAACGGCGTCGGCCAGTGCGTCTGCCAGCCCTTCTGCGCCCCCGGCGCCCAGTGCGGCGACAACGGCTGCGGCGGCTCCTGCGGCACCTGCACCGGCGGCCAGGTCTGCGACACCGCCAGCAACCTCTGCGAGTGGGACGCGACCGTCTCCTGGGCCAACGACGTCTACCCGATCCTCCAGGCGAGCTGCACCAGCTGCCATTCCGGCAGCTCGCCGAGCGCGGGCCTCTCCCTCTCGAGCGCAGCGACGGCCTACGCCAACATGGTGAGCGTCTCCGCGAGCGGCTGCACCAGCAGGACCTTCGTCTCGCCGAGCTCGCCCTCGACCAGCTACCTCGTGGCCAAGGTGAAGGGGAGCCCGGGCATCTGCGGTTCCCGGATGCCCTACGGCGGGACGGCGCTCTCCAGCGCCAACATCCAGATCATCGAGAACTGGATCGGCGCCGGCGCCCTCGACAACTGATCAGCGACGGAGCGGCAGCCGGATCCGGAAGGTGGTGACCTTCCCCGGCTCGCTCTCCGCGACGAGCTGGCCGCCGTGGGCCTCCACCAGCCCACGGCTCACGTAGAGCCCGAGACCGAGCCCCGGCTGCGCACCCTGCTGCGCTGCCGGGGTCCGGTGGAAGCGATCGAAGATCCGCGGCATCTGCGCTGCGGCGATCCCCCCGCCCTCGTTCGAGACGGCGATCTCGATCGCCTGGGCGAGGCGGTGGAGTTGCACGGTGATCGGCGTCCCGGGATAGCCGTATTTTGCCGCGTTGGTGAGGAGGTTGAAGAGCACCTGCTCGATCCGCGCCGCGTCCACCGGCAGCGGCGGGAGCCCCTTCTCCAGCCCCAGCTCCACCGGATGATCGCGCATCTCCGGCGCGGCCCTCGCCACGGCGTCCCGGACCAGTGCCTCCAGATCGGTCGGGGCGAGGTCGAGGGTGAGGCGCCTGGTCTCCAGCCGCGAGACCTCGAGCAGATCGCCGATCATCCGGTCGAGCCTGCGGGCAGCGGTGCGGATGTGCTCGGCGTGTTTCCGTACCTCGGCGGGCCGATCCGGCGCCTTCGCGATCACCGCCGCGAAGGCGCTGATGGTGGTGAGCGGCTGCCGGAGGTCGTGGGCCACCACCGAATTCCATTCCTCCCGGATCCGCTCGAGCTCCTTGGCATCGCTGATGTCGTCGAGCACCTCCGCCGCGCCGAGTATCGTTCCCCGCGGCCCGAGGATGGGCGTGGCGCCGATGCGCAGCGGCACCAGCCGGCCTCCAGGCGAGCGGAAGCGGTACTCCGCCGGCTGCACGATCACCCCTCCCAGCGCGATGGAGCAGGGAAGCTCCTCGAGCAGGAGCTTCCTGCCGTCCACCGTCTCGAGGCAGCCGACGAGCTGCTCCCTGCCCCGGGCCGGATCGATCTTCATGCCGGTGATCGCCTCGGCCCGGCGGTTCGCCTTCATCGTGCCGCTGTAGGCATCGAAGAGGAGGATGCCGACCGGCGAGCGCTCCACCACTTCCCGCAGCCACCGGTGCTCCGACTCGAGGGCGCCGAGGAGGCGCTCCCGTTCCGCCTCCGCCACCTTGCGCCGCTCCACCTCCTCGAGGAGCTGCCCGTGGATCCGGGCGTTCTCCATCGCCACGCCTGCGTGGGTGGCGAGCAGCACCGCCGCTTCCTCGTCGATGTCGGTGAACGCCGCGCCACCGATCTTCTCGCCGAAGTAGAGGTTGCCGACGCTCTGGCCCTGGAAGCGGATCGGCACGCCGAGGAAGCTCCGCATCTCGGGATGGCCCGGCGGGAAGCCGCGAAAGCGCGGATCGACGTGCAGATCGAGGAGCCGGATCGGACGACCCTCCCGCGGCACCGCACCCAGGAGGCCCACCGGCCGGGGATCCCTGCCGATCGCGTCGCGCACCGCCGGAGCGACGCCGCTGAAGGCCCAGGGGGAGAAGGGCATCGCGGCATCGTCCCCCTGCGTGATCCCGAGGGCCGCGTAGCGGGCGCCGACGATCGCCCGTCCCTCGTCCACCACGATCTGGAGCACCGCCTGCAGATCGAGAGTCCCTCCGATCCGAAGCACGGCCAGGCGGACCGCCTCCTGCAACGCCTTGCGCCGCTGATCCCGTTCCCGGAGCCGGGCGTTCTCGAGCGCCACCGCGTAGACCTGCACCAGCGATTCGGTCGCCGCGAGCTCGGCGGTGCTGGGGCGATCCGGCGCGCTCCGGAGCCAGGAGACGACGCCCGCCACCCTGCCTTCGAGCACGAGGGGGGCGGCGACGATGCTCCGCGCCCCGGTGGTCGCGAGGAGCCTGCGGGCGATCGCGTGCTCGTCGCCCAGGTCGGCCTCCGTCCCCACCTGGATCCTGCCGGTCCGCGCGGCCTTCGCCGCGAAGAGCGGCGCGTCGAAGGGCACGTGCCCCATCTGGTGCACGAGCGCGGCGGGGACCTCCCGCCAGGCGACGAGGCGCAGCGCGTTGCCTTCCGCGAGGAAGAGCTGCGCCGCTCGAGCGCCCAGGGCCTCGCTCTGGCCGACGATCTCGGCGAGCACCGAGGCGAAGTGCTCTTCCGACGCCACGTGTGCCGCTGCGCTGGCCACGGCCCGCGCCACCCGGGCGCGATCCTCCGCCAACCGCTGCGGCAGCCCCTCGAGATCGAGCGGCGCGTCCGGCCGTGCAGGTCCCCGCTCTTCGTCGCTCAAGGTCGCCCC
Proteins encoded:
- a CDS encoding alpha-ketoacid dehydrogenase subunit beta translates to MANMAQAIRMALHYGEENLGVTDIFGEDVGAPLGGVFTCTQGLKTTWNTPLDERGIIGAAMGLAMAGQRPVAEIQFADYVFNTIDLLKLAGNTCWATNGDWHLPMVVMTPVGAGIRGSIYHSHSFDAMMSHIPGWKIVMPSNPLDAYGLLLSAVQEENPVMYLPPKALMRVRGEELIPGEPTEARELSKLIDAPLGDRSQWKAQWPNLEYYAVPIGKGKIVREGTSMTVVSWGRTVPMCAEAAKQLEAEGISVELIDLRTIWPYDWEMVKASIEKTGKVLYVNEDTEITNFGEHLIRRTVDELFFKLMAAPKLVAGKHVPGIGLSDPLERASVPQSDDIVTAMRALASEQP
- a CDS encoding di-heme oxidoredictase family protein; this encodes MLRRLLPLVALVLAACPAEDERPPLSREIFAPLGQPYPFATEAQRDDFARGLEVVERVWTEADGLGPRFNVVSCGSCHLKPVFGGTSGRYRNFYLIGRTGEFGFEPGPYGGIAHGYGLGEERVRPPIGSDITIAAQRNALPFFGTGLIAELPERVILAGADPEDRDGDGISGRPNYEDGFVGRFGRKAQTVSIEGFIRGPMNNHLGVTSAPLSDYDKARLPVPSAVGASRAGLGSVRQGQVAPPGRPLVDEDLVPDPELSPPDLFAVVSFAMLLAPPPPDAPTPASERGRALFGQLGCDACHTPALEGPRGPIPLYSDLLLHDLGPEMADGIEMGEATGAEFRTQPLWGIAASAPYLHDGRADTLEEAIRWHGGEGEKSRERFEASTPEEQADLVAFLVSLGGAAERTDGLLPQEAPIPAPGEPGGPLRALDAAEEARWLEGRRLFDRDTHLAEGLGSPLFNADSCRSCHGHPVIGGAGQLDVTVIRAGKWVLDTFFPPQPDGTILPRLSAPWVPRLEATYDVIERRKSPSALGLGLVEGIAEAAILANADPDDADGDGIRGRVSRLADGRLGRFGWKADVPSLAEFVRDAHSNELGFTVADAEGLSFGAARDEDGIADPELALAPLEAMTFFLQQLAPLAPTADEPEGAALFARIGCDACHVPALDGVPLYSDLLLHDVAPAGYKGIPTETTGGREFRTPPLWGLSRTGPWMHDAGAPTIEDAIYQHSGTALASRRAYDDLAPGERAALLRFLGSL
- a CDS encoding GAF domain-containing protein, whose translation is MSDEERGPARPDAPLDLEGLPQRLAEDRARVARAVASAAAHVASEEHFASVLAEIVGQSEALGARAAQLFLAEGNALRLVAWREVPAALVHQMGHVPFDAPLFAAKAARTGRIQVGTEADLGDEHAIARRLLATTGARSIVAAPLVLEGRVAGVVSWLRSAPDRPSTAELAATESLVQVYAVALENARLRERDQRRKALQEAVRLAVLRIGGTLDLQAVLQIVVDEGRAIVGARYAALGITQGDDAAMPFSPWAFSGVAPAVRDAIGRDPRPVGLLGAVPREGRPIRLLDLHVDPRFRGFPPGHPEMRSFLGVPIRFQGQSVGNLYFGEKIGGAAFTDIDEEAAVLLATHAGVAMENARIHGQLLEEVERRKVAEAERERLLGALESEHRWLREVVERSPVGILLFDAYSGTMKANRRAEAITGMKIDPARGREQLVGCLETVDGRKLLLEELPCSIALGGVIVQPAEYRFRSPGGRLVPLRIGATPILGPRGTILGAAEVLDDISDAKELERIREEWNSVVAHDLRQPLTTISAFAAVIAKAPDRPAEVRKHAEHIRTAARRLDRMIGDLLEVSRLETRRLTLDLAPTDLEALVRDAVARAAPEMRDHPVELGLEKGLPPLPVDAARIEQVLFNLLTNAAKYGYPGTPITVQLHRLAQAIEIAVSNEGGGIAAAQMPRIFDRFHRTPAAQQGAQPGLGLGLYVSRGLVEAHGGQLVAESEPGKVTTFRIRLPLRR
- a CDS encoding aminotransferase class V-fold PLP-dependent enzyme produces the protein MSHAAFDPRSLRPAYSAFLREGRILLTGHSHQAWPDVARAAQARVFDDAAAFVDDKWGAAIDPIVQRVARGVAERLGYGQGEGIAFGRSTHELVFRLLTCWPFGPETRVVTTTSEFHSLDRQLRRVEEAGVQVRWVDGWERATLAERLVEAIVPGTSLVAVSAVLFEDSFVLPHLEAIASKAQAVGAALLVDAYHGFNVVPLPLADLPGEVYVTAGGYKYAQFGDGVCFLRVPPGSERRPIYTGWFADFGDLAQPRGEGRRPVGFAGGAANFAGATYDASAFYRAAAVLDHFEAHGLSVEALRGISVRQTTRILERLDALDSTAVGLEPIAARDPVRRGGFVAIRTPFAGKLVEALRARGVFTDARGDVLRLGPAPYLVDEEIDAGVAHVVEAAGALARR
- a CDS encoding DUF192 domain-containing protein, producing MIRPFALAAMLFASCAVPDTRDGGCEESPEALVQAPAATVRSGDASLPVEIADSDEKRMRGLQHRRCDVTGLLLVNEAPGTPLPIWMCEVFFDLDLAFVRDGIVVAVAEAPPCDAPCENCPIYGEGVAVDVVLETPAGTFPLQVGDAVEVR
- a CDS encoding thiamine pyrophosphate-dependent dehydrogenase E1 component subunit alpha, producing MSRPRLVDSAKSGPSLAPEQLVRMHDLMVKARVLEERLIQMYKQGDGYFWIGGPGEEAFNVPLGLLIKKGKGIDHDYLHFHYRQSATLLAMGEEPIGALRQMKNTATDPYSGGRNFAGHFSKAEWNLTPVTSPIEVQYQTAIGTGLAQKRHGGDSITIVTGGDAGTAEGDFASCLVWSSRPGKELPILMIVTHNKWGISTASSTQQGARSIADRGSAFGIKNKVIDGNDPVNAYRELQEAMEYVRKERKPFLLEATVSRLYGHSSASGANFVTGEVDCIAQFEQKLEEGGVMTRQAMDEVRERWTAEISAMAKQAREEPLPAPESIWNNIYWEKK